The sequence TGTATCCATACCGAGCTTGACACGATTACCTGTAATTGACCATTTTTAAATGTGTCAGGTTTGGCATTTTGTGCAATGGAGGTTCCTAACGCCAAATCCCATATTTCCCATATCTGTGTGATTTGCGTTTCTTGGGGTGGCCTGTATTTTGATAAAGCCTTTGACAATATGTCACTGATATGAGTCAGGTGGCTTGGGTCTGTTTTTTTGTTCATGTTTAATTCCCAACTGATATTTATCCTGATTCGTCAGGTTTTTACGGAATGTCATAACATATTATTAAAGGATAGGGAATCTGCGCGTA comes from uncultured Desulfobacter sp. and encodes:
- a CDS encoding DUF721 domain-containing protein — protein: MNKKTDPSHLTHISDILSKALSKYRPPQETQITQIWEIWDLALGTSIAQNAKPDTFKNGQLQVIVSSSVWIHQLKFLEKEMIANLNARLNAPLITHLRFKIGEIHY